The proteins below come from a single Miscanthus floridulus cultivar M001 chromosome 1, ASM1932011v1, whole genome shotgun sequence genomic window:
- the LOC136536285 gene encoding putative E3 ubiquitin-protein ligase SINA-like 6, which yields MEPKGETKLDGVTMAMGALDCPICYEPLVPPIYQCGVGHLICNSCCIRLNKCPLCPRSAFERCFGMERVVESIEVPCCFAENGCAKKITYFNKKKHEKVCRHGPCFCPEPGCGFSGPAATLPDHFTDCHMWPNTAFKYYTQFGLRLQPGPHVLRAQDGTVFLMNVVAAEPLGHAISLVCVRPATGSSRFGCSLVFSCFTGHHQISTLDPVRCSTLADGLPKDGFCIVPKASGGVHDVVLKTNIYEVRRYDIELGDEDDEDEDESYDEEL from the exons ATGGAGCCAAAAGGGGAAACTAAGTTGGATGGAGTGACAATGGCAATGGGTGCCTTGGACTGCCCCATCTGCTATGAGCCCCTTGTGCCTCCCATTTACCAG TGTGGTGTGGGGCACCTGATCTGCAATTCATGCTGCATCAGGCTCAACAAATGCCCCCTATGCCCAAGGTCTGCCTTCGAGCGCTGCTTTGGCATGGAGCGTGTTGTTGAATCCATTGAGGTTCCTTGTTGCTTCGCCGAGAACGGATGCGCCAAGAAGATCACCTACTTCAACAAGAAAAAGCACGAGAAGGTGTGCCGACACGGGCCATGCTTCTGCCCGGAGCCCGGCTGTGGCTTCTCAGGGCCGGCGGCGACGCTGCCAGACCATTTCACCGACTGCCACATGTGGCCAAATACGGCGTTCAAGTACTACACGCAGTTCGGCCTCCGCCTCCAGCCGGGCCCGCACGTCCTCCGTGCCCAGGATGGCACCGTCTTCCTCATGAACGTGGTGGCAGCGGAACCCCTCGGGCACGCCATCTCCCTCGTCTGTGTCCGGCCGGCCACGGGCTCCTCCCGGTTCGGGTGCTCTTTGGTGTTCTCGTGCTTCACAGGCCACCACCAGATCTCGACGCTGGACCCCGTGAGGTGCTCGACGCTGGCTGATGGTCTGCCAAAGGACGGCTTCTGCATCGTGCCCAAGGCATCTGGAGGCGTCCATGATGTCGTGCTCAAGACCAACATATATGAAGTGCGGAGGTATGATATCGAGCTGGGGGACGAGGACGACGAAGACGAGGACGAGAGCTACGACGAGGAACTCTGA